DNA sequence from the Tachysurus fulvidraco isolate hzauxx_2018 chromosome 1, HZAU_PFXX_2.0, whole genome shotgun sequence genome:
AGTGTTAGgtgtgtgaggaggaggagttCTCCAGCCTGTCGAAGGATCAGCTTGCATGCTTGCTGCGCAGTGAGGAGTTGAGGATCGAGGACGAGTACCAGGTGTTTACAGCAGCCATGAGCTGGCTTCtccatgacatcacacacaggaaGAAGCACATGGTGGAAGTTCTGGAGCCCATCCGCTTCCCCCTGCTGTCTCCTCAAAGGCTCTACGCCTACATCGAGGGTAAGGTCTTTAATCTAAGAGGTGATATTTACTGAGTATAGCATTCTAATGTTACATTATAGTTACAGGGTagttgtgtgtgacaggagtGAGTGACTTCAGCCTGCGGGTGGCGCTACAGACCCTGCTGAGAGAATACACAGAGTCAACCAAAACCCCTAAAGACTCCAAAACAGTCGCACAACCCTCAAAGACTCGGCCCCGTAGGAAAGCACGCAAATACCTCTACGCCATtggtaaactgtgtgtgtgtgtgtgtgtgtgtgtgtgtgtgtttctcagtctccttcatatctctgacacTCTCGTACCCTTTCTCACTGCACCAGGAGGTTACACTCGTCTGCAGGGAGGCAGGTGGAGTGACAGTCGAGCCTTGAGTTGTGTGGAGCGATTTGATTCGTTCAGTCAGTTCTGGACCACGGTCTCCTCCCTCCATCAGGCCCGCAGCGGCCTGGGCGTCGCCGTCCTCGACGGCATGATCTACGTCATCGGAGGTGAGCACGTGGTTTAATTTACTCGACTTAACCTTGCGCTCAGGAAAAGTGGATGTATGACGTCTGGTTGGTGTCTCAGGTGAGAAGGACTCGATGATCTTCGACTGTACGGAGCGCTACGACCCCGTTACCAAACAGTGGGCTGCTGTCGCATCGCTCAACTTCCCACGCTGTGGAGTCGGGGTTTGTCCGTGCAACGGGGCTCTCTATGCActcggtacacacacacacacacacacacacacacacacacacacacacacacacacacacacacacacagcagtaactATCACAATCACACTACATTTATCATCAACACCAGAACTGCAGCCTGGGCTAAAgcattatgggaaatgtagttatGACCTCtgtgtgacctctgacccctaCAGGAGGCTGGATTGGTTCTGAAATCGGCAAGACGATGGAGCGTTATGATCCTGAGGAGAATAAGTGGGAGGTGATCGAGAACATGCCCGTACCACGGTACTACTTCGGCTGTTGTGAGCTACaaggtaaagaaaaaacaattacaaacaCAGTGAATCTGTTTATCTCCATAGTAACAAAGTTTATCGTCCGCCACCATCAGGTTCCGTCTACGTGATTGGTGGGATCAGCGACGAGGGGGTGGAGCTCCGTTCGGCCGAGGTCTACGACCCCATTTCCTGCCGCTGGCGAGCTCTGCCGGTCATGATGACGCGGCGGGCGTATGTGGGCGTGGCCTCGATCAATAACGCCATCTACGCGGTGGGGGGATGGAACGAGGCTCTCGGATCGCTGGACACTGTGGAGAAATACTGTCCTGAGGAGGTCTGAGCTAATCGAACATGT
Encoded proteins:
- the LOC113636553 gene encoding actin-binding protein IPP, translating into MSSTCQSGLAPPSGVSDIRATRIKDGSCRSSEHHAHLLLAQMNKMRLHSELCDVRLLVGGRTFRVHRLVLAASGPYFSALFNSAMSEAREEEVHIAGVDPDVFECLLEFIYTGCVEVTVENVQDLTMAADMLQLGELVLICGEFLRSHMEPSNCVGIYQFLEQISYNELLEFTQNYIHAHFLQVCEEEEFSSLSKDQLACLLRSEELRIEDEYQVFTAAMSWLLHDITHRKKHMVEVLEPIRFPLLSPQRLYAYIEGVSDFSLRVALQTLLREYTESTKTPKDSKTVAQPSKTRPRRKARKYLYAIGGYTRLQGGRWSDSRALSCVERFDSFSQFWTTVSSLHQARSGLGVAVLDGMIYVIGGEKDSMIFDCTERYDPVTKQWAAVASLNFPRCGVGVCPCNGALYALGGWIGSEIGKTMERYDPEENKWEVIENMPVPRYYFGCCELQGSVYVIGGISDEGVELRSAEVYDPISCRWRALPVMMTRRAYVGVASINNAIYAVGGWNEALGSLDTVEKYCPEEERWVEVASMSVARAGVSVAAVNGLLYAIGGRNSGRDFSAPVTVDSVEIYDPLLDTWTEIGNMITSRCDGGVAVL